Proteins co-encoded in one Pocillopora verrucosa isolate sample1 chromosome 1, ASM3666991v2, whole genome shotgun sequence genomic window:
- the LOC131771547 gene encoding sodium-dependent neutral amino acid transporter B(0)AT3 isoform X2 translates to MSSADQKDGVVNVTVTDALEKNLEIPEQKSAKNGDVVPEVAVADDRGGWGNKIEFILATVGFAVGLGNIWRFPYLCQKSGGGAFLIPYFLSLFLIGIPLFFLELAIGQSLRQGSVGVWNAIHPYLGGVGYACVVVCLLVGMYYNMVISWCFYYLFASFQDPLPYSTCPRLDNGTLLEECKEAGRTQFYWYRKALDVTPSIEESGGLVWHLVLVLLVAWAVVFLCMMRGVQSAGKAVYFTATFPYIVLTIFFGRGVSLEGAGAGIAHMLKPQFSKLANPQVWLEAATQIFFSLSVAFGGLIAMSSYNPVHNNCHRDAIMVSLINCGTSVFASIVIFSILGFKATRSFHDCQEFYGAINNTNGTDLVAEKCKDLEYWLSESASGPGLTFIAFTEAIVKMPASPLWSVLFFTMLLTLGLGSMFGTLEGVITPFYDMKIVPWRKEIMTGIICVFCYITGLLFTQHSGQYWLQMFDNYCATLPLLFIGLFELVGVSYIYTIERFEDDIQYMIGFRPHAYWRICWRYVSPFLISVILIASIINLAITPMTYSAWDPNLSKTVDLNYPGWGYAVIVLLISTSVLFIPIFALLRYFGILKYKKPTPQQGAGDGVPPGSITPSMSRVPLPPMEVPLSGTRDDED, encoded by the exons ATGTCTTCAGCAGATCAAAAGGATGGCGTCGTAAACGTAACTGTCACGGATGCTCtggagaaaaatttagaaatcCCGGAACAAAAATCAGCCAAAAATGGCGATGTTGTGCCAGAGGTGGCTGTGGCGGACGACAGAGGAGGATGGgggaacaagatagaatttatTTTGGCCACTGTTGGCTTCGCGGTCGGTCTTGGAAACATATGGAGATTTCCTTATCTTTGTCAAAAAAGCGGAGGAG GTGCATTTTTGATTCCATACTTCTTAAGTCTTTTCCTCATTGGTATCCCACTGTTCTTCCTTGAGCTTGCCATTGGCCAGAGTTTGCGACAAGGATCTGTTGGAGTATGGAATGCCATTCACCCATACCTTGGGGGTGTTGGTTATGCCTGTGTTGTTGTCTGTCTACTTGTGGGAATGTACTACAACATGGTCATTTCTTGGTGCTTTTACTATCTGTTTGCTTCATTTCAAGACCCTCTACCATATTCCACGTGCCCCAGACTGGATAATGGCACATTGCTAGAAGAGTGTAAAGAGGCTGGTCGCACACAGTTTTACTGGTACAGAAAAGCCCTTGATGTGACTCCATCCATTGAGGAAAGTGGTGGTCTTGTTTGGCATCTTGTCCTTGTGCTGTTAGTGGCTTGGGCTGTAGTGTTCCTGTGTATGATGAGAGGTGTTCAGTCAGCAGGAAAG GCTGTGTACTTTACTGCTACATTCCCTTACATTGTCCTGACCATCTTCTTTGGTCGTGGCGTCAGCTTGGAAGGTGCTGGTGCTGGAATTGCTCACATGCTGAAACCCCAG TTTTCAAAGCTCGCAAATCCTCAAGTGTGGCTGGAAGCTGCtacacaaattttcttttctctaagTGTGGCCTTTGGAGGACTTATTGCCATGTCCAGTTACAATCCAGTGCACAACAACTGCCACCGCGATGCTATTATGGTCTCATTGATCAACTGTGGAACATCAGTGTTTGCCAGTATTGTTATTTTCAGCATCCTTGGATTCAAG GCCACTCGTTCTTTCCATGATTGTCAAGAGTTTTATGGAGCCATAAACAACACTAATGGAACTGACTTGGTTGCTGAGAAGTGTAAGGACTTGGAATATTGGCTTTCAGAG TCTGCATCTGGCCCTGGTCTGACGTTCATTGCTTTCACTGAGGCTATAGTCAAAATGCCTGCCTCACCCCTCTGGTCTGTGCTGTTCTTCACAATGTTGCTGACCCTTGGACTTGGCAGCATGTTTGGAACTCTGGAAGGAGTCATCACCCCATTTTACGACATGAAAATTGTACCATGGAGGAAAGAGATCATGACTG GTATCATCTGCGTCTTCTGTTACATCACTGGTTTACTGTTTACCCAGCATTCTGGACAGTACTGGCTCCAGATGTTTGATAACTACTGTGCTACACTGCCTCTGCTGTTCATTGGCCTGTTTGAACTTGTTGGTGTCAGTTACATCTACACAATTGAAAG GTTTGAAGATGATATACAGTATATGATTGGCTTCAGACCACATGCATACTGGAGGATCTGCTGGCGCTATGTATCACCTTTCctcatttctgttattctcattGCTAGCATCATCAATCTAGCAATCACACCTATGACATATTCAGCATGGGATCCTAATCTT TCCAAGACAGTGGACTTAAATTATCCTGGATGGGGCTATGCTGTCATTGTCCTCCTTATATCAACGTCAGTGCTCTTCATTCCTATCTTTGCTTTACTGCGTTATTTTGGGATCTTGAAGTACAAGAAGCCAACCCCTCAACAGGGTGCTGGTGATGGTGTCCCTCCAGGATCAATCACTCCATCAATGTCTCGTGTACCTCTGCCACCCATGGAAGTACCATTGTCTGGAACTCGAGATGATGAGGATTGA